In the Corynebacterium anserum genome, CAACACAACAAGGATTGGCAGCATTACCGCTGTCAGGGTAAAAGTACGACGAACCCCCACACCATCCAGCGTTCTGGGTGAGGGGGGTGCAGAATCTAAGTCTTCGTTCAACACAGGGCGTAGCGGTCAGATAGCGTGTAGAGGTCAGATAGTTTCCGCGAACTTCTCGACCGCCCATGGGATAGTCAGGGGGTTTGGCATGCTCATGGCATTACCGACGTTCTCTTCGAGCCAACGAACCTTACCTTCGCGGACCACGTCCAACTTACTGAAGGTTGGATCCTTCTTCAGGGTTTCAGCGGCTCCTTGGTAGTCCAGGACGAATAGATAATCTACGTTGTTGAGGTCGCTGTAGTTCTCCGGTGCAATGTCACGGTAGAACTCGCCTTTGTTCCCCTCGAGTTCCTTGGGGATAGTGAAACCAAGGTTTTCAATGAACTGTCCGCGACCGTCACCAGAGGTGTACAAGCCAATCTTGCCGTCATAAGGCATCACGATGGCCGCCTTCTTGCCCTTGAGTTCTTTGTGCTGTGCGACGAAGTCATCGAATGTCTTCTGAGTCTCATTGATCAGCTGTTTGCCCTCGTCGTCTTTGTCCACAGCATCAGCAATCTGAGTAATCTGATCCTGCCATGGGATTTGCCAGTCTTTGGTACCTTCTGGCTTAAGGGTGGTTGGGGCGATGTCATTAAGCGCCTTTTTCGCCTGCGCATCAACTGCTGCGTTCACCGCGATGATCTTGTCGGGATCTGAGGCGGAGATCTTCTCGAGAATCTCCGCAGTGAAACCAGTTCCCGTGCCATAAACGGTGGCCGGTTTGTTATCGCCCAATTTGTCCTTCGCCCATGGCCCCACACCGGAAGCGTCCACATCACCCTCGGCACCCCAAGGGGCAATGAGAACGGGTTGGATACCCAGTGCGAGAAGCGTATCGGCATCACCGAGGCCTACGGACGCGATGCGCTCACTGCCTGCTGCGTCGTTATTCGACGCCGCATCATCACCACCGCGGGCGCAACCCGTGAGAATCAATGAAGACGCCGTCAACACGGCGACGGCCTTAATAGCAGCACGACGGCTAAGAGAAACGGATGAAATCATCTGGGGATACCTAACGTCAGAAATCGTGGGTGAGATGCGGACCGTGCGACGATGGCGCTGGCAAAAGCACAAAAGCAAGGCGGCAGCGTGACTTAAAATCGCACGGGGGACGCCAACAGCACCAAACATAGCAAGGTAAGCCTAATCTTACAAGATCAATTGTCGGGCTTTAAGAAACTGGCTTTAAGGAACTAGGCAAAGAGGAGTGACGCACAGACCAACGCTATAAAGAGGATCAAGAAAAGGGGCGATCCCTGAACTCCCCCTCATACAGCGCCTCATCCTGTGGATTTACACCCAAATCACACCCTCATTAGGTTAACGGAAGATTAAAAAGTGACACAGACTAGTGCATTTCTAGTAAGCGCACACTAAGTTCTAAATCCATAAGTCATGGAGATTTCCTAAGGCGTGCCGCATACGGCTGTGATACAGCAGCTAGGAACCCTTTTATTCCCCTGATTTATTACTGTTTACGAGATTTGAGAGGAAAGCAGGTCAGACCGATATGGCCTTGAAGAAGAACCTGATTGCACTGTCTACCGCTGCAGCAGCAGCCTTTGCTGGAGCAGGCGTTGCATCTGCCGATGAAGCTGTAAAGACCGACCACACCCCTAAGCAGGTGATCTCTGAGGGCGCCGCCAAGGAAACCTCCAAGGCAACCGCAAAGGAAACCGCCAAGGAAACGAAAACTCCAGTAAGCCCAGCAAGCGAGAAGACCGAAAAGGCACCAGCTGCACAAGCAGATAAAGGCACCGCTGCAGATGCAACCGCACAACCTGCAAAGGGTGGCACTGTAGCCCCTAGCACCACCGAGGCAGCAAAGGGTGGCGCTGAAAGCACAAAGCCAGCCTCCGCTACCAAGCCAGCAACAGCCGAGGGCACCACTGGTAACGAGGGAACCCAAGGCACGTCCGGCTCCTCCAACGAGGGCACCACCGGTAACGAGGGCACGTCCGGCTCCAGTGACCAAGGCAATGCTGGCGACAAGGAAGAGAAGCCAGCAAACTCTTCTGCAGATGATTTCTTCAAGTGGGACGAAAACACCACTGGCCTTAAGAAGTTCGAGGATGTCGCTAAGCTCCTCGGCATCATTGGTGGTGTTATCGGCACCATCGTTACCGTGATCGCATTGTTCTAAAACGCTCTACTTCACACACTTATTGTGTTTCCAGGATTCATCGGGAGCTGCTGTATCAGGTTTCACGATGTGCACGGACGCACACAATTCTGACAGCCTTCTTCAGCTGTCTCACTCTCTCACTCTTCTTCACACGGAACACCCCGAGCCGGCGCTCACAAACCATAGCGCCGGCCGGGGTGTTCTTTTTCGTTCCCGACCATCGTCACTCATAGAGTGGAGCATGTCGGCTATCCATGCTTTTCTCACACTTAGCGCCGGTCCTTCCCACACACAAGCCTCTTAGGCAATACAAAACCCCCGCAGTCCCTCCCAGGAAAGGGAGGCGAGCGGGGGTGATTGTACAGAAGTTCCGCGATTGAAAGCCTAGCGGGCCTTCTCGATAACCTCTACGAGACGGAAGTGCTTGTCCTTGGACAGTGGACGAGTCTCTTCGATGCGAACACGATCGCCTACACCAGCGGTTTCGTTCTCATCATGAGCCTTCACGCGGGAGTTACGGCGCATAATCTTGCCGTACAGTGCGTGCTGTTTACGGTCCTCGAGCTCTACGACGATGGTTTTGCTCATCTTGTCGGACACGACGTAGCCGGAGCGAACCTTGCGTGCGCCCTTTTCCTTTTTAGTCACAGTTGCCTCACTCATGCTGCGTCACCACCAGGATTGGTAGACAGGCCGAGCTCACGCTCGCGCAAGACGGTGTAGATGCGGGCGATGTCACGCTTGACGACGCCCAGACGACGGTTGTTGGTCAGCTGGCCGGTAGCCATCTGGAAGCGCAGGTTGAAAAGCTCTTCCTTTGCCTCGCGCAGACGGGTGGTCAGCTCTTCATTGTTGAGCTCACGGAGCTCGTGGGCCGGAGTGCCGGTAGCCATTAGAACTGATCCTCCTTCTTTACAATGCGAACCTTGCATGGGAGCTTGTTACCTGCACGACGCAGGGCTTCCAAAGCCTGAGCCTCAGTTGGGTAGGACACCTCGAACAAGATACGGCCGGGCTTCACGTTAGCAACCCACTTCTCCACCGGACCCTTACCTGAACCCATACGGACACCAAGTGGTTTCTGGGTCAAAGGACGGTCAGGGAAAATGTTGATCCACACCTTACCGCCGCGCTTGAGGTGGCGGTTGATGGCGATACGAGCGGACTCAATCTGACGGTTGGTTACGTAGGTCGGCTCTAGGGCCTGGAGGCCATAGTCACCGAACGTTACGCGGTTGCCGCCCTTGGACACGCCCGTACGGTGTGGGCGGTGCTGGCGGCGGTACTTTACGCGCTTAGGGATAAGCATGTTTCTTAGCCCTCCTGCTTCTGCTCTGCGCGCTGGCGACGTGCACCACCGCGACGTGGACGCTCACGGCGAGAGCCACGGGATGGACGATCGTCACGAGCGTTCATCAGGGACTCGCGGCGGCCGCCAACAACGTCACCCTTGTAGATCCACACCTTCACGCCAATGCGGCCGAACGTGGTGTGAGCCTCGTAGGTGCCGTAGTCGATCTCAGCGCGGAGAGTGTGCAGAGGAACGCGACCCTCGTGGTAGCGCTCAGTGCGACCCATCTCGGCGCCACCGAGGCGACCGGAGCATACGACCTTGATGCCCTTAACCTGCGGCTGACGCATTGCGCCCTGAATTGCCTTGCGCATAGCGCGACGGAAAGCAACACGGTTCGTCAGCTGCTCAGCGATGGACTGAGCCACCAGCTGTGCATTGGCATCAATGTTTTTAACTTCAAGGATGTTGAGCTGAACCTGCTTGCCGGTGAGCTTTTCCAGCTGCCCACGAATACGGTCAGCTTCGGAACCACGACGACCAATCACAATGCCCGGACGAGCAGTGTGAATGTCCACGCGGACACGGTCGTGGGTGCGCTCGATGACAACGTCGGCGATGCCGGCGCGGTCAAGACCCTTAGACAGGAAGTCGCGGATCTTGATGTCTTCGGCGAGGTAGTCAGCATACTGCTTGTCGGCGTACCAGCGTGAGCGCCACTCGGAGGTGATACCCAAGCGGAGGCCGTGCGGGTGAATTTTCTGGCCCACTACTGAGCACTTCCCTTCTGGCTCTCGACGACCACGGTGATGTGGCTGGTGCGCTTACGGACGTGAAATGCACGACCCTGAGCGCGTGGACGGAAACGGCGCATGGTTGGTCCCTCATCGGCGTAAGCCTCAGAGATCACCAGGGTGCGTGGATCCAGGCCGAAGTTGTTTTCGGCGTTAGCTGCTGCGGAGGCAACAACCTTAGCCACTGGTTCGGAAGCAGCCTGTGGGGCGTACTTCAGGAGTGCCAGTGCATCATCCACGTTCTTTCCACGGATCGTATCGATCACGCGGCGTGCTTTCATCGGAGTGACGCGCACGAAACGCGCGGTTGCGCGTGCGGAGTTCACGGTCTCAGTCATATCTATCGACGACCCTTCTTGTCGTCCTTGACGTGACCCTTAAAGGTCTTCGTCGGGGCGAACTCGCCCAGCTTGTGTCCAACCATCGAATCGTCGATGAACACTGGCACGTGCTTGCGACCGTCATGAACGGCGAAGGTGTGGCCAATGAACTCTGGCAGGATGGTGGAACGGCGGGACCAGGTCTTGATGACCTGCTTGCTGCCCTTTTCGTTCTGAACGTCCACCTTGTTGAGGAGGTGTTCGTCGACGAATGGGCCCTTCTTGAGGCTGCGTGGCATTCTCTACTACCTCCTCTTAGCGCTTCTTGTTCTTGTTGCTACGGCGGCGTCGAACGATCAACTTGTCGCTCGGACGGTTTGGCTTACGGGTGCGGCCCTCAGGCTGACCCCAAGGGGATACAGGATGACGTCCACCGGAGGTCTTACCCTCACCACCACCGTGTGGGTGATCAACCGGGTTCATGACGACACCGCGAACGGTTGGGCGTACGCCCTTCCAGCGCATACGGCCTGCCTTGCCCCAACGAATGTTGATCTGGTCGGCATTGCCAACTTCGCCTACGGTTGCGCGGCAACGAATGTCCACACGGCGGATTTCGGAAGACGGCATACGCAGAACGGCGTACTTACCTTCCTTACCCAGCAGCTGGATGGAAGAACCGGCGGAACGCGCTAGCTTCGCGCCTCCACCTGGCTTCAACTCGACTGCGTGGATGGTGGTACCGGTTGGGATGTTGCGCAGTGGAAGGTTGTTGCCAACCTTGATGTCTGCGTTAGGACCGGATTCCACGATTGTGCCCTGCTTCAAGTTACGGGGAGCGATGATGTAACGCTTCTCGCCATCAAAGTAGTGCAGCAAGGCGATGTTTGCGGTGCGGTTCGGGTCGTACTCAATGTGAGCGACTTTAGCCAATACGCCGTCCTTGTCATTACGACGGAAGTCGATGACACGGTAACGACGCTTGTGGCCGCCACCCTTGTGACGGGTGGTGATGTGGCCGTGAACGTTACGGCCACCGGTCTTCGACAGCGGGCGCAGCAGGCTCTTCTCCGGAGTGGAACGAGTGATTTCCTCGAACTTGGAGACTGAGCTCTGGCGGCGACCCGGCGTAGTCGGCTTGTACTTGCGAATAGCCATACTTTTGCTTCCTCTTTACCTTTCGGAAAGTACCGGGCCTTAGGCCTGGCCTCCGAAGATGTCGATCGGATCGCTGCCGGCGACCAGGGTCACCATGGCGCGCTTGGTTGCCTTGCGACGTCCGTAACCGGTACGGGTGCGCTTGCGCTTACCCTCGCGGTTGGCGGTGTTCACGGAGGCAACCTTCACACCGAAGATCTGCTCGACGGCAATCTTAATTTGGGTCTTGTTGGATGCTGGGTTTACCAGGAACGTGTAAACGTTTTGCTCCATCAGGCCGTAGGACTTCTCAGACACGACCGGAGCGAGAATAATGTCGCGAGGATCCGCAATAGTGCTCATTACTTAGCCTCTTCCTTGGTCTTCTGAGCTGTGTCAGCAGCGTTGATGAATGCGTTCAGTGCCTCCACGGAGAACACCACGTCGTCGGAATTCAACACGTCGTAAGTGTTGAGCTGGTCGTTGACCAGAATGTGGACGTTAGGCAGGTTGCGAGCGGACTTCAAACCGGTGACATCCTCGCGGGTCAACACGACCAGCACGGACTTACGGTCAGTCAGACGCTCCAAGAATGCGCGAGCAGACTTGGTCGATGGGGTCTGCCCTGGCACCAACTCCTCCACAACGTGGATACGAGAGTGACGTGCGCGATCGGTCAGAGCACCACGCAAAGCAGCAGCCTTCATCTTCTTAGGCGTACGCTGGCTGTAATCGCGGGGCTGCGGACCGTGAACCGTGCCACCACCGGTGAAGTGTGGGGCGCGAATGGAACCCTGACGTGCGCGACCAGTTCCCTTCTGGCGGAATGGCTTACGGCCACCGCCACGGACATCGCCGCGGGTCTTGGTTGCGTGAGTACCCTGTCGCTTTGCTGCGAGCTGAGCGGTAACAACCTGGTGCATCAGCGCAATGGAAGCCTCTGCGTCGAAGATGGAAGCAGGAAGCTCTACTGTGCCATTGGTCTTACCGTCAGCGGTGTGGACATCAAGCTTTAGATTGCTCATGCGTGTGCACCGCCCTTCACTGCGGTCTTAACGACGACGAGGCCGCCGTTGTTGCCTGGTACTGCGCCCTTGATGAGCAACAGGTTGGACTCGGTGTCTACCTTGGCAACCTTCAGGTTCTGGGTGGTGACGCGGTCATTACCCATGCGCCCTGCCATACGCTTGCCCTTGAAGACACGACCTGGAGTTGCACATGCGCCAATGCCACCGACGCGGCGGTGAGCAGCTTGGTTACCGTGTGCAGCACCCTGGCCAGCAAAGCCCCAGCGCTTCATTGCGCCAGCGTAGCCCTTGCCCTTAGTGGTACCGGTGATGTCGACGAACTTCACGTCGCTGAACAACTCAACCGTGATGTCCTGGCCGACCTCGTAGCTGGATGCGTCCTCAACACGGATCTCAGCGACATGACGGCGTGGCGTCACACCGGCCTTCTTGAAGTGACCGGCCTGTGGCTTCTTGACCTTGCGCGGGTCAATCTCACCGTAGGCGATCTGGACGGCCTCGTAGCCGTCGGTTTCCTTGGTGCGAACCTGGGTAACAACGCACGGCCCAGCTTCGACGACAGTAACCGGTACAACACGGTTATCCTCGTCGAAGATCTGGGTCATACCGAGCTTCTTGCCCAGGATGCCCTTGATCTCGTTTTCACTCATTAATTTTCTCCGCTGCCTAAAGTTCAGTTGGCTCTCGAGGAACTAGATGTGTCCCGTAGTGCTTACTGAATGTTGACGTCGACGCTAGCCGGAAGATCGATGCGCATGAGAGCGTCAACGGTCTTCGGAGTTGGGTCGAGAATGTCGATCAGACGCTTGTGGGTACGCATCTCGAAGTGCTCGCGCGAATCCTTGTACTTGTGCGGCGAACGGATGACGCAGTACACGTTCTTTTCGGTTGGCAAAGGCACCGGGCCAACAACGCGAGCTCCAGTGCTGGTCACTCGCTCGACAATCTTCTTGGCAGAAGCGTCGATGGCCTCGTGATCATAGGCCTTGAGCCTGATGCGGATCTTCTGTCCCGCCACGCTTGTCCTCTTCCTCAGCGATCCAGCCGGATCCATAT is a window encoding:
- the rpmC gene encoding 50S ribosomal protein L29, coding for MATGTPAHELRELNNEELTTRLREAKEELFNLRFQMATGQLTNNRRLGVVKRDIARIYTVLRERELGLSTNPGGDAA
- the rpsS gene encoding 30S ribosomal protein S19, with protein sequence MPRSLKKGPFVDEHLLNKVDVQNEKGSKQVIKTWSRRSTILPEFIGHTFAVHDGRKHVPVFIDDSMVGHKLGEFAPTKTFKGHVKDDKKGRR
- the rplB gene encoding 50S ribosomal protein L2, producing MAIRKYKPTTPGRRQSSVSKFEEITRSTPEKSLLRPLSKTGGRNVHGHITTRHKGGGHKRRYRVIDFRRNDKDGVLAKVAHIEYDPNRTANIALLHYFDGEKRYIIAPRNLKQGTIVESGPNADIKVGNNLPLRNIPTGTTIHAVELKPGGGAKLARSAGSSIQLLGKEGKYAVLRMPSSEIRRVDIRCRATVGEVGNADQINIRWGKAGRMRWKGVRPTVRGVVMNPVDHPHGGGEGKTSGGRHPVSPWGQPEGRTRKPNRPSDKLIVRRRRSNKNKKR
- the rpsJ gene encoding 30S ribosomal protein S10, with amino-acid sequence MAGQKIRIRLKAYDHEAIDASAKKIVERVTSTGARVVGPVPLPTEKNVYCVIRSPHKYKDSREHFEMRTHKRLIDILDPTPKTVDALMRIDLPASVDVNIQ
- the rplC gene encoding 50S ribosomal protein L3, producing the protein MSENEIKGILGKKLGMTQIFDEDNRVVPVTVVEAGPCVVTQVRTKETDGYEAVQIAYGEIDPRKVKKPQAGHFKKAGVTPRRHVAEIRVEDASSYEVGQDITVELFSDVKFVDITGTTKGKGYAGAMKRWGFAGQGAAHGNQAAHRRVGGIGACATPGRVFKGKRMAGRMGNDRVTTQNLKVAKVDTESNLLLIKGAVPGNNGGLVVVKTAVKGGAHA
- a CDS encoding iron-siderophore ABC transporter substrate-binding protein, whose protein sequence is MISSVSLSRRAAIKAVAVLTASSLILTGCARGGDDAASNNDAAGSERIASVGLGDADTLLALGIQPVLIAPWGAEGDVDASGVGPWAKDKLGDNKPATVYGTGTGFTAEILEKISASDPDKIIAVNAAVDAQAKKALNDIAPTTLKPEGTKDWQIPWQDQITQIADAVDKDDEGKQLINETQKTFDDFVAQHKELKGKKAAIVMPYDGKIGLYTSGDGRGQFIENLGFTIPKELEGNKGEFYRDIAPENYSDLNNVDYLFVLDYQGAAETLKKDPTFSKLDVVREGKVRWLEENVGNAMSMPNPLTIPWAVEKFAETI
- the rplP gene encoding 50S ribosomal protein L16: MLIPKRVKYRRQHRPHRTGVSKGGNRVTFGDYGLQALEPTYVTNRQIESARIAINRHLKRGGKVWINIFPDRPLTQKPLGVRMGSGKGPVEKWVANVKPGRILFEVSYPTEAQALEALRRAGNKLPCKVRIVKKEDQF
- the rplV gene encoding 50S ribosomal protein L22, which encodes MTETVNSARATARFVRVTPMKARRVIDTIRGKNVDDALALLKYAPQAASEPVAKVVASAAANAENNFGLDPRTLVISEAYADEGPTMRRFRPRAQGRAFHVRKRTSHITVVVESQKGSAQ
- the rplW gene encoding 50S ribosomal protein L23 — translated: MSTIADPRDIILAPVVSEKSYGLMEQNVYTFLVNPASNKTQIKIAVEQIFGVKVASVNTANREGKRKRTRTGYGRRKATKRAMVTLVAGSDPIDIFGGQA
- the rpsQ gene encoding 30S ribosomal protein S17 yields the protein MSEATVTKKEKGARKVRSGYVVSDKMSKTIVVELEDRKQHALYGKIMRRNSRVKAHDENETAGVGDRVRIEETRPLSKDKHFRLVEVIEKAR
- the rplD gene encoding 50S ribosomal protein L4, with translation MSNLKLDVHTADGKTNGTVELPASIFDAEASIALMHQVVTAQLAAKRQGTHATKTRGDVRGGGRKPFRQKGTGRARQGSIRAPHFTGGGTVHGPQPRDYSQRTPKKMKAAALRGALTDRARHSRIHVVEELVPGQTPSTKSARAFLERLTDRKSVLVVLTREDVTGLKSARNLPNVHILVNDQLNTYDVLNSDDVVFSVEALNAFINAADTAQKTKEEAK
- the rpsC gene encoding 30S ribosomal protein S3 produces the protein MGQKIHPHGLRLGITSEWRSRWYADKQYADYLAEDIKIRDFLSKGLDRAGIADVVIERTHDRVRVDIHTARPGIVIGRRGSEADRIRGQLEKLTGKQVQLNILEVKNIDANAQLVAQSIAEQLTNRVAFRRAMRKAIQGAMRQPQVKGIKVVCSGRLGGAEMGRTERYHEGRVPLHTLRAEIDYGTYEAHTTFGRIGVKVWIYKGDVVGGRRESLMNARDDRPSRGSRRERPRRGGARRQRAEQKQEG